A section of the candidate division KSB1 bacterium genome encodes:
- a CDS encoding DinB family protein has translation MAKWKDVVLFLYGRGSWYGDPLAEVEGLTEDQLFWVPGDCCLPIIWHVGHIAHRERVHIGKFLQALPEPVVPPPFRVFGAEWTPVEQVRGAVTSVQELFSWVRQVRQDSLTYISTLEEEDFHSAAPTLQDEMTVAHWLLNTAAHTALHIGRIQLLRALVEGRQEPPC, from the coding sequence ATGGCGAAGTGGAAAGATGTGGTACTTTTCTTGTACGGGAGGGGCTCATGGTACGGCGATCCGCTGGCCGAAGTGGAAGGGCTGACTGAGGATCAGCTGTTTTGGGTCCCTGGCGACTGCTGTCTGCCCATCATTTGGCATGTGGGGCACATCGCCCACCGGGAGCGGGTGCACATTGGCAAATTCCTCCAGGCCCTGCCTGAGCCGGTGGTGCCACCACCCTTCCGGGTGTTCGGCGCAGAGTGGACCCCGGTGGAGCAAGTCAGAGGTGCGGTGACCTCGGTGCAGGAGCTCTTTTCGTGGGTGCGCCAAGTGCGGCAGGACAGCCTCACCTACATCAGCACCTTGGAAGAGGAGGACTTTCATTCTGCCGCACCCACACTGCAAGACGAGATGACCGTGGCACATTGGCTGCTCAATACCGCCGCCCACACTGCGCTGCACATTGGCCGCATCCAGCTCTTACGCGCCCTGGTGGAGGGCAGGCAGGAGCCGCCGTGTTAG
- a CDS encoding cation transporter, whose translation MMHREGAVKTEHSDVEQGAEEARSAGEPTSREEGFRRALRLEYLTVGYNVVEAVASVLAGRAAGSISLVGFGLDSVVESLSGLVLIWRLRKHGAEAEEEERMERRATRFVGVTFLVLGVYVLAESIRKIILQEKPEPSPFGIAIASLSAIVMPILARQKLHLGQALGLRSLVADSKETFVCMWLSLALLLGLLTNSLFGFWLSDPLVGLLIVAYLAKEGIELVLGEED comes from the coding sequence ATGATGCACCGAGAAGGCGCTGTTAAGACGGAGCACTCAGACGTTGAGCAGGGGGCAGAGGAGGCGCGCTCGGCCGGAGAACCCACTTCTCGCGAGGAAGGCTTCAGACGGGCACTCCGCTTGGAGTACCTGACCGTCGGCTACAACGTCGTCGAGGCGGTCGCTTCTGTGCTTGCCGGGAGGGCCGCGGGCAGCATCTCCCTAGTGGGCTTTGGCCTGGACAGCGTCGTGGAGTCTCTGTCCGGCTTGGTGCTGATCTGGCGCCTACGGAAGCACGGTGCGGAGGCCGAGGAAGAAGAGCGCATGGAGCGGCGTGCCACACGCTTTGTGGGGGTCACGTTCCTGGTCCTCGGTGTCTACGTGTTGGCGGAATCTATCCGCAAAATCATTCTGCAGGAGAAGCCTGAGCCGTCGCCCTTTGGCATCGCCATCGCCTCGCTTTCGGCAATCGTGATGCCCATCCTGGCGCGGCAAAAGTTGCACCTGGGGCAAGCGCTGGGCTTGCGCTCCCTGGTTGCGGATTCAAAAGAGACGTTTGTCTGCATGTGGCTTTCATTGGCGCTCCTGTTGGGACTGCTGACAAACTCCCTTTTTGGCTTCTGGCTTTCGGACCCCCTGGTGGGTCTGCTCATTGTCGCCTACTTGGCAAAGGAGGGTATTGAACTCGTGCTCGGTGAGGAGGACTGA
- a CDS encoding phosphatidylglycerol lysyltransferase domain-containing protein: MTEEQTAGRARPEFPTFKSLTLEDRAVLEPVLWQWQPQASEYTFTNLFIWRGRYRVSWSLCGPWVLFLCEDPHRGLCGLQPVGSDPEEGVVREFLRWMAERVGPAQARIVRVEERWANVLQGAADLIVEPEPDQFDYVYRTSDLVQLAGRKYHSKRNHVNRALRELNPVYEPLQDRHVPACMEVARKWCEARRCCEDLGLLDEWDAVREALCHFSALRAEGGVVLVDGKVEAFAIGEPLNSETAVIHLEKANPEIPPLFALINQQFCAHRWAEVPFINREQDLGDPGLRRAKESYHPHYMVRKFRVRLG, from the coding sequence ATGACTGAGGAACAGACGGCTGGGCGCGCTCGACCAGAGTTCCCCACGTTCAAGAGCCTGACGTTGGAGGACCGCGCTGTTCTGGAGCCTGTGCTGTGGCAGTGGCAGCCCCAGGCATCGGAATACACGTTCACCAACCTTTTCATCTGGCGAGGCCGCTATCGGGTCAGCTGGTCATTGTGCGGCCCCTGGGTGCTGTTTCTATGCGAGGATCCCCACAGGGGGCTGTGTGGTCTGCAGCCCGTGGGTTCTGACCCTGAGGAGGGCGTCGTTCGAGAGTTCCTTCGGTGGATGGCAGAGCGCGTGGGTCCAGCGCAGGCCCGCATAGTGCGGGTTGAGGAACGGTGGGCGAACGTGCTCCAGGGGGCCGCGGACCTTATCGTTGAACCCGAGCCGGACCAATTCGACTATGTGTATCGGACCTCAGATCTTGTTCAGCTGGCGGGGAGAAAGTACCACAGCAAGCGCAATCATGTGAACCGGGCCCTGCGGGAGCTCAATCCCGTCTACGAGCCCCTCCAGGACCGCCACGTGCCGGCGTGCATGGAGGTGGCGCGCAAGTGGTGCGAAGCGCGGCGCTGTTGTGAGGACCTGGGGCTTTTGGACGAGTGGGACGCGGTGCGCGAGGCACTGTGCCATTTCTCTGCGCTGCGCGCGGAAGGGGGCGTGGTTCTCGTCGACGGAAAAGTTGAGGCATTCGCCATCGGCGAACCGCTGAACAGTGAGACGGCGGTGATCCACCTGGAAAAGGCCAACCCAGAGATACCCCCGCTCTTTGCGCTCATCAATCAGCAGTTCTGTGCCCACCGCTGGGCCGAGGTGCCGTTTATCAACCGGGAGCAGGATTTGGGCGATCCCGGACTCCGGCGGGCAAAGGAGTCCTACCATCCTCACTACATGGTGCGCAAGTTTCGTGTAAGGTTGGGGTGA